Proteins from one Catenuloplanes atrovinosus genomic window:
- a CDS encoding exopolyphosphatase has protein sequence MTRSDFDGLVCAVLLRRLDMIDDVLFVHPKDVQDGVVDIRPTDILTNLPYAPQAHLVFDHHHSETLRVEGKPANHVIDASAPSAARVVYDYYGGVARFPDLSFDLMDAVDKADSAAYSVEEILRPTGWTLLNYLMDSRTGLGRFQNFRISNYQLMMQLIDACLHHQDVEQILALPDVAERVRLYRDQSELFVAQLKRVSTITNDVVVVDLRDEEIIHAGNRFMVYALYPEARVSVHVIWGRQKLNTVFAVGKSIVDRSSPVDVGSICLRYGGGGHLAAGTCQVPHEEAARVLDEIVTACSAPRAVVA, from the coding sequence GTGACCCGGAGCGACTTCGACGGCCTGGTCTGCGCGGTGCTGCTGCGCCGGCTCGACATGATCGACGACGTGCTCTTCGTGCACCCCAAGGACGTGCAGGACGGCGTCGTGGACATCCGGCCGACCGACATCCTGACCAACCTGCCGTACGCACCACAGGCGCACCTGGTCTTCGACCACCACCACTCCGAGACGCTGCGGGTCGAGGGCAAGCCGGCCAACCACGTCATCGACGCGAGCGCGCCGTCGGCCGCGCGCGTGGTCTACGACTACTACGGCGGCGTGGCCCGTTTCCCGGACCTGTCGTTCGACCTGATGGACGCGGTCGACAAGGCGGACTCTGCCGCGTACAGCGTGGAGGAGATCCTCCGGCCGACCGGCTGGACGCTGCTCAACTACCTGATGGACTCCCGCACCGGACTGGGCCGGTTCCAGAACTTCCGGATCTCGAACTACCAGCTCATGATGCAGCTGATCGACGCCTGCCTGCACCACCAGGACGTGGAGCAGATCCTGGCGCTGCCGGACGTGGCCGAGCGGGTGCGGCTCTACCGGGACCAGTCGGAACTCTTCGTGGCACAGCTCAAGCGGGTCAGCACGATCACCAACGACGTGGTCGTGGTGGACCTGCGGGACGAGGAGATCATCCACGCGGGCAACCGGTTCATGGTCTACGCGCTCTATCCGGAGGCGCGGGTCTCCGTGCACGTGATCTGGGGACGGCAGAAGCTGAACACGGTGTTCGCGGTCGGCAAGTCGATCGTGGACCGCAGCTCGCCGGTGGACGTCGGCTCGATCTGCCTGCGGTACGGCGGCGGCGGTCACCTCGCGGCCGGGACCTGCCAGGTGCCGCACGAGGAGGCGGCGCGGGTGCTCGACGAGATCGTCACGGCGTGCAGCGCGCCGCGCGCGGTCGTCGCCTGA
- a CDS encoding DUF72 domain-containing protein, with protein sequence MILVGTSGWQYKDWRGRFYPMRLPQRLWLEHYAERFGAVEANGAFYRLPERDTFADWRARTPRDFRVAVKMSRYLTHVKRLREPAEPVARFMGRAEALGEKLGPVLVQLPPNLQIDLDALDETLRQFPRGVRVAVEPRHPSWWTPATRRLLERRGAALCWADRRSRPLTPRWRTTDFGYLRLHEGRASPWPHYGRDALGSWVRRLDETFGDDDAYLFLNNDQGGAAVGDAMTAARVAGRREQKRSGRH encoded by the coding sequence GTGATCCTCGTCGGGACGTCGGGATGGCAGTACAAGGACTGGCGCGGCCGGTTCTATCCGATGCGGCTGCCGCAGCGACTCTGGCTGGAGCACTACGCGGAGCGGTTCGGGGCGGTGGAGGCGAACGGGGCGTTCTACCGGCTGCCGGAGCGGGATACGTTCGCGGACTGGCGGGCGCGCACCCCGCGGGACTTCCGGGTGGCGGTGAAGATGAGCCGGTACCTGACGCACGTGAAGCGGCTGCGGGAGCCGGCCGAGCCGGTGGCGCGGTTCATGGGACGGGCGGAGGCGCTCGGCGAGAAGCTGGGACCGGTGCTGGTGCAGTTGCCGCCGAACCTGCAGATCGACCTGGACGCGCTGGACGAGACGTTGCGGCAGTTCCCGCGCGGGGTGCGGGTGGCGGTCGAGCCGCGGCATCCGAGCTGGTGGACGCCGGCCACGCGGCGGCTGCTGGAGCGGCGCGGGGCCGCGCTGTGCTGGGCGGACCGGCGCAGCCGGCCGCTGACGCCGCGCTGGCGGACCACGGACTTCGGCTACCTGCGGCTGCACGAGGGGCGGGCGTCGCCGTGGCCGCACTACGGCCGGGACGCGCTCGGGTCGTGGGTGCGGCGGCTGGACGAGACGTTCGGTGACGACGACGCCTACCTGTTCCTCAACAACGACCAGGGCGGGGCCGCGGTCGGGGACGCGATGACGGCCGCCCGGGTCGCCGGAAGGAGGGAGCAAAAGCGCTCAGGACGTCACTGA
- a CDS encoding LacI family DNA-binding transcriptional regulator, giving the protein MATIRELARHCGVSVATVSRVFNTPEVVSRATRQRVEAAAAEIGYLPNESARTLATKKSNMIGLVWDTDHRRSGWRHPFLQEILVALKTALSAHGLHLLLLATGADAPDRHLAAVRRHNLDGVVLIDNGSRDPAVLALADAGIPCVALDLPLTGPCCTYVTSDNAGGARQAVAHLLHRGHRRIATISGPSRPGPGADRLAGFRAELAAHGVPLPPDYVVEGDYYLDSGRAATHRLLRLDTPPTAVFAAGDEMAVGALQAATDAGLRVPGDLAIVGFDDIELAALLPPGLTTIAQDRAGFGTAAAEALISMIQSSPDTAPPPPITLPTRLVPRGTA; this is encoded by the coding sequence ATGGCGACGATCCGCGAACTGGCCCGGCACTGCGGCGTCTCCGTCGCCACGGTCTCGCGCGTGTTCAACACGCCGGAGGTGGTCAGCCGCGCCACCCGGCAGCGCGTCGAGGCCGCCGCCGCCGAGATCGGCTACCTGCCGAACGAGTCCGCGCGCACGCTCGCCACCAAGAAGTCGAACATGATCGGCCTGGTCTGGGACACCGACCACCGGCGCAGCGGCTGGCGGCACCCGTTCCTCCAGGAGATCCTGGTCGCGCTGAAGACCGCGCTCTCCGCGCACGGCCTGCACCTGCTGCTGCTCGCCACCGGCGCGGACGCGCCCGACCGGCATCTCGCGGCGGTCCGGCGGCACAACCTGGACGGCGTGGTCCTGATCGACAACGGCAGCCGCGACCCGGCGGTGCTCGCCCTGGCCGACGCCGGCATCCCCTGCGTGGCGCTGGACCTGCCGCTGACCGGGCCGTGCTGCACCTACGTCACGTCCGACAACGCGGGCGGCGCCCGGCAGGCCGTCGCCCACCTGCTGCACCGCGGGCACCGCCGGATAGCCACGATATCCGGCCCGTCCCGCCCCGGCCCCGGCGCCGACCGGCTGGCCGGCTTCCGCGCGGAGCTGGCCGCGCACGGCGTCCCGCTACCGCCGGATTACGTGGTGGAGGGTGATTACTACCTGGACAGCGGCCGGGCCGCCACGCACCGCCTGCTGCGGCTCGACACGCCCCCCACCGCGGTCTTCGCGGCCGGCGACGAGATGGCGGTCGGCGCGCTCCAGGCCGCCACCGACGCCGGCCTCCGCGTCCCCGGCGACCTCGCGATCGTCGGCTTCGACGACATCGAGCTGGCCGCGCTCCTGCCACCCGGCCTCACCACGATCGCCCAGGACCGCGCCGGCTTCGGCACCGCCGCGGCCGAGGCCCTCATCTCCATGATCCAATCCAGCCCCGACACCGCTCCCCCACCGCCCATCACGCTCCCCACCCGGCTCGTCCCCCGCGGCACGGCCTGA
- a CDS encoding GH1 family beta-glucosidase: MSLMEIDEREKPRLPDVPAGFVWGTATAAYQIEGGAAEDGRGPSIWDTFTRVPGAIADGSSGDVACDHYHRWAEDVDLLAELGADAYRFSISWSRVLPTGSGAVNQAGLDFYRRLTDRLAERGIRPFVTLYHWDLPQALEERGGWRSRDTAERFAEYAGVVADALGDRVHDWITLNEPYCSSITGYAEGRHAPGTREGHGALAAVHHLLLGHGLATRVLRERRPDARVGITLNLSPAVPASGDEADLAAAARQDLLVNRQFTDPVLAGAYPAGLTELYDGVTDFGFRRDGDLEIISAPLDFLGVNYYYRIHVADAPFAEPDPARRSAYDIGVRTFKPDGVPVTDLGWPIEPEGLRATLTGLADRFPALPPIYVTENGRAELAPGPVPDPERIDFVAGHLAAVRAAMDAGVDVRGYFYWSLIDNFEWARGYGPRFGLVHIDYATGTRTPKESFHWLRAELRSRRTG, from the coding sequence ATGAGCCTGATGGAGATAGATGAGCGTGAGAAGCCGAGGCTACCGGACGTGCCGGCCGGCTTCGTGTGGGGCACGGCGACGGCCGCGTATCAGATCGAGGGCGGTGCGGCCGAGGACGGGCGCGGGCCGTCGATCTGGGACACGTTCACCCGCGTGCCCGGCGCCATCGCGGACGGCAGCAGCGGCGACGTGGCGTGCGACCACTACCACCGCTGGGCCGAGGACGTGGACCTGCTCGCCGAGCTCGGCGCGGACGCGTACCGTTTCTCGATCTCCTGGTCCCGGGTCCTGCCCACCGGCAGCGGCGCGGTCAACCAGGCCGGGCTGGACTTCTACCGGCGGCTCACCGACCGGCTGGCCGAGCGCGGCATCCGCCCGTTCGTGACGCTCTACCACTGGGACCTGCCGCAGGCGCTGGAGGAGCGCGGCGGCTGGCGGTCCCGGGACACCGCGGAGCGGTTCGCCGAGTACGCGGGCGTGGTGGCGGACGCGCTCGGCGACCGGGTGCACGACTGGATCACGCTCAACGAGCCCTACTGCTCCAGCATCACCGGGTACGCGGAGGGCCGCCACGCGCCCGGCACGCGCGAGGGCCACGGCGCGCTCGCCGCCGTGCACCACCTGCTGCTCGGCCATGGCCTGGCCACCCGGGTGCTGCGCGAGCGCCGCCCGGACGCGCGCGTCGGCATCACGCTCAACCTCTCGCCGGCCGTGCCCGCCAGCGGCGACGAGGCCGACCTGGCCGCCGCCGCCCGGCAGGACCTGCTGGTCAACCGCCAGTTCACCGATCCGGTGCTGGCCGGCGCGTACCCGGCGGGCCTGACCGAACTCTACGACGGCGTCACCGACTTCGGCTTCCGCCGGGACGGGGACCTGGAGATCATCTCCGCGCCGCTGGACTTCCTCGGCGTCAACTACTACTACCGCATCCACGTGGCGGACGCGCCGTTCGCCGAGCCGGACCCGGCGCGGCGCTCCGCGTACGACATCGGGGTCCGCACGTTCAAGCCGGACGGCGTGCCGGTCACCGACCTCGGCTGGCCGATCGAGCCCGAGGGCCTGCGCGCCACGCTCACCGGCCTCGCCGACCGCTTCCCGGCCCTCCCGCCGATCTACGTCACCGAGAACGGCCGCGCCGAGCTGGCCCCCGGCCCGGTCCCGGACCCGGAGCGCATCGACTTCGTCGCCGGCCACCTGGCCGCCGTCCGCGCCGCGATGGACGCCGGCGTCGACGTGCGCGGCTACTTCTACTGGTCCCTGATCGACAACTTCGAGTGGGCGCGCGGCTACGGCCCCCGCTTCGGCCTGGTCCACATCGACTACGCGACCGGCACCCGCACCCCCAAGGAGAGCTTCCACTGGCTGCGCGCCGAACTGCGCTCCCGCCGTACCGGCTGA
- the mmuM gene encoding homocysteine S-methyltransferase, which yields MTLADALAAGPVVLDGGLATQLEAAGADLSGGLWSARLLRDDPAAIVAAHTAYLRAGAQVLTTASYQATLPGFARAGIGSTEAAALLRRSVALAREAAGGAAWVAASAGPYGAMLADGSEYRGDYGLSVRRLAAFHRPRLEILAEAGPDVLALETVPDTREAEALLLALDGLGVPAWLSYTVEGSRTRAGQPLSEAFALVSGVDAIIATGVNCCTPADAAAAVPVARAAGGGKPVVVYPNSGETWDATTRAWTGPVTLPAGIPTGAHLIGGCCRVGPAAIATIATTLGRPPVRPPA from the coding sequence GTGACACTCGCAGACGCGCTGGCCGCGGGCCCGGTGGTGCTGGACGGCGGCCTCGCCACGCAGCTCGAGGCCGCGGGCGCGGACCTGTCCGGCGGCCTGTGGTCGGCCCGGCTGCTGCGCGACGACCCGGCCGCGATCGTCGCCGCGCACACCGCCTACCTGCGCGCCGGCGCGCAGGTGCTCACCACCGCCAGCTACCAGGCCACGCTGCCCGGCTTCGCCCGCGCCGGCATCGGCTCCACCGAGGCCGCGGCCCTGCTGCGCCGTAGCGTGGCGCTGGCCCGCGAGGCCGCCGGCGGTGCCGCCTGGGTGGCCGCGTCCGCCGGCCCGTACGGCGCGATGCTGGCCGACGGCTCCGAATACCGCGGCGACTACGGCCTGAGCGTGCGCCGGCTGGCCGCCTTCCACCGCCCGCGCCTGGAGATCCTCGCCGAGGCCGGCCCCGACGTGCTCGCCCTGGAGACCGTCCCCGACACCCGCGAGGCCGAGGCGCTGCTGCTCGCGCTGGACGGCCTCGGCGTACCGGCCTGGCTGTCCTACACCGTCGAGGGTTCCCGGACCCGCGCCGGCCAGCCCTTGTCCGAGGCCTTCGCCCTGGTCAGCGGAGTGGATGCGATCATCGCCACCGGCGTCAACTGCTGCACCCCGGCCGACGCGGCCGCGGCCGTCCCCGTCGCACGGGCGGCCGGCGGCGGCAAACCCGTCGTCGTCTACCCCAACAGCGGCGAGACCTGGGACGCGACCACCCGCGCCTGGACCGGCCCGGTCACGCTGCCGGCCGGCATCCCCACCGGCGCCCACCTGATCGGTGGCTGCTGCCGCGTCGGCCCCGCCGCCATCGCGACGATCGCCACCACCCTGGGCCGCCCACCCGTCCGCCCGCCGGCGTGA
- a CDS encoding FtsK/SpoIIIE domain-containing protein, whose amino-acid sequence MPDSRTTSVDQVRRALSYALGRARGDLADAERELDTALARLDRLGTVADEVPVRAARQRDARLAEIDELYATKLATLTRQAAEAGDREAPGAAGDGWDEWKPTPAERGQVAPELRIGAVRIARTTPVPALVPLLDRAHVHLSTLPEAEDAATARQIAAGDAEPAHAPGYAETGDRVVTTLLLRALGTAPPGQVHITGYDPEQLGGGLAGFAALANAGLLTFVGPGGLSGLLDGLVDHIRRINEKVLAGAYTSLRELARAEGRRPEPWRIAVLLGAGRKDELTPHEQAQLERIARTGVACGVHLIVRGLPMPSGPAVERVRTGTGGRVRVGGLRGLPVVLDPPPPARLVTETSTALARRAAEGPAPVRFADLLPAEFWRESSAEGLVAPVGEDAQGRPVPVTLADYPPHALIAGPSGTGKTNLIYAWMGALAARYSPGELEFYLLDFKEGVSFARFAPGRRDPSWLPHVRLVGVNVNTDREFGLALLRFLGEELRRRADAAKAFDATKLPELRAEDPAGHWPRIVAVIDEFQVLLNGRDAVVTESVNLLDDLARRGRSQGIHLVLASQDVSGIEALWGRPSLVAQFSLRIALPKARKVLPEQNTAADTLPRHHAIVNPDSGAPEANRILRVPPAGDREAWGSLQRELWTRRPEGSLAPRLFDGDAIPRLETAPDFVSLAPGADPAGRRWATGMPVALLGEAIDVQARSARLALNRAPGRNLAVLGTRADEACAVLNAAARSLAAQYPDGGARFSVAVLDASAALAVDALHGILPPDRTAVYHADNVTALLRATAAGLEDEGDEPHFLLLYAVDAVTPRLARSGPAPAQRRGIIPPVGAHAGAAPKPAGPDQPAAAPTGLDDLRRILTAGPEHHTHVLGWWRQPGRLRDDLGGIGSRTDAIGAWLALDVHGSELSQFYPDGRGPAWYPRPWRGLFFDRAVHRVAEAIIPYGWT is encoded by the coding sequence ATGCCTGACTCGCGGACCACCTCCGTCGACCAGGTGCGCCGTGCGCTGTCCTACGCGCTCGGCCGCGCCCGCGGCGACCTGGCCGACGCGGAGCGCGAGCTGGACACCGCCCTGGCCCGGCTGGACCGGCTCGGCACGGTCGCGGACGAGGTGCCGGTGCGCGCGGCCCGGCAGCGCGACGCCCGGCTGGCCGAGATCGACGAGCTGTACGCGACGAAGCTGGCCACGCTGACCCGGCAGGCGGCGGAGGCCGGCGACCGGGAGGCGCCGGGCGCGGCCGGGGACGGCTGGGACGAGTGGAAGCCGACGCCGGCCGAGCGCGGGCAGGTGGCGCCGGAGCTGCGGATCGGCGCGGTCCGGATCGCCCGCACCACACCCGTACCCGCGCTGGTCCCGCTCCTTGACCGTGCGCACGTGCACCTGTCCACGCTGCCCGAGGCGGAGGACGCCGCGACCGCGCGGCAGATAGCCGCGGGCGACGCCGAGCCGGCGCACGCGCCCGGATACGCCGAGACCGGCGACCGCGTCGTCACCACGCTGCTGCTGCGCGCGCTCGGCACCGCCCCGCCGGGCCAGGTGCACATCACCGGGTACGACCCGGAGCAGCTCGGCGGCGGCCTGGCCGGCTTCGCCGCGCTGGCGAACGCGGGACTGCTCACGTTCGTCGGTCCCGGCGGCCTGTCCGGGCTGCTCGACGGCCTGGTCGACCACATCCGGCGGATCAACGAGAAGGTGCTGGCCGGCGCGTACACGTCGCTGCGCGAGCTGGCCCGTGCCGAGGGCCGCCGCCCGGAGCCGTGGCGGATCGCGGTGCTGCTCGGCGCCGGCCGCAAGGACGAGCTGACCCCGCACGAGCAGGCGCAGCTGGAACGCATCGCGCGCACCGGCGTGGCCTGCGGCGTGCACCTGATCGTGCGCGGCCTGCCGATGCCGTCCGGCCCGGCCGTGGAGCGGGTACGCACCGGCACCGGCGGCCGGGTGCGCGTCGGCGGCCTGCGCGGGCTGCCCGTGGTGCTCGACCCGCCACCGCCGGCGCGGCTGGTCACCGAGACGTCCACGGCGCTGGCCCGGCGGGCGGCCGAGGGTCCGGCCCCGGTCCGGTTCGCCGACCTGCTCCCGGCCGAGTTCTGGCGGGAGTCCTCCGCGGAGGGCCTGGTCGCGCCGGTCGGCGAGGACGCGCAGGGCCGCCCGGTGCCGGTGACGCTGGCCGACTACCCGCCGCACGCGCTGATCGCGGGCCCGTCCGGCACCGGCAAGACCAATCTGATCTACGCCTGGATGGGCGCGCTCGCGGCCCGCTACTCCCCCGGCGAGCTGGAGTTCTACCTGCTCGACTTCAAGGAGGGCGTGTCGTTCGCCCGGTTCGCGCCGGGCCGCCGGGACCCGAGCTGGCTGCCGCACGTACGCCTGGTCGGGGTGAACGTGAACACCGACCGCGAGTTCGGGCTGGCGCTGCTGCGGTTCCTCGGCGAGGAGCTGCGGCGCCGGGCGGACGCGGCCAAGGCGTTCGACGCGACCAAGCTGCCGGAGCTGCGCGCGGAGGACCCGGCCGGGCACTGGCCGCGGATCGTGGCCGTGATCGACGAGTTCCAGGTGCTGCTCAACGGCCGCGACGCGGTGGTCACCGAGTCGGTCAACCTGCTCGACGACCTGGCCCGCCGCGGCCGCTCGCAGGGCATCCACCTGGTCCTGGCCAGCCAGGACGTCTCCGGCATCGAGGCGCTGTGGGGCCGGCCGTCGCTGGTCGCCCAGTTCTCGCTGCGGATCGCACTGCCCAAGGCGCGCAAGGTGCTGCCGGAGCAGAACACGGCCGCGGACACGCTGCCCCGCCACCACGCGATCGTCAACCCGGACTCCGGCGCGCCGGAGGCGAACCGGATCCTGCGCGTGCCGCCGGCCGGCGACCGGGAGGCGTGGGGCTCGCTGCAACGCGAGCTGTGGACCCGGCGGCCCGAAGGCTCGCTGGCCCCGCGCCTGTTCGACGGCGACGCGATCCCGCGCCTGGAGACCGCGCCGGACTTCGTGTCGCTCGCCCCGGGCGCGGACCCGGCCGGGCGGCGGTGGGCCACCGGCATGCCGGTCGCGCTGCTCGGCGAGGCGATCGACGTGCAGGCGCGGTCCGCGCGGCTGGCGCTGAACCGCGCGCCCGGCCGCAACCTGGCCGTGCTCGGCACCCGGGCGGACGAGGCCTGCGCGGTGCTGAACGCGGCGGCCCGCTCGCTGGCCGCGCAGTACCCGGACGGCGGCGCGCGCTTCTCCGTCGCGGTGCTGGACGCGTCCGCCGCGCTGGCCGTGGACGCGCTGCACGGCATCCTGCCGCCGGACCGGACCGCGGTCTACCACGCGGACAACGTGACCGCGCTGCTGCGCGCGACCGCGGCCGGGCTGGAGGACGAGGGCGACGAACCGCACTTCCTGCTGCTCTACGCGGTGGACGCGGTGACCCCCAGGCTGGCCCGCTCGGGTCCGGCCCCGGCTCAGCGGCGCGGCATCATCCCGCCGGTCGGCGCGCACGCCGGGGCCGCGCCGAAACCCGCCGGCCCCGATCAACCGGCCGCCGCCCCGACCGGCCTCGACGACCTGCGGCGAATCCTCACCGCGGGCCCGGAGCACCACACGCACGTGCTCGGCTGGTGGCGGCAGCCCGGCCGGCTCCGCGACGACCTGGGCGGCATCGGCTCGCGGACGGACGCGATCGGCGCGTGGCTGGCGCTGGACGTGCACGGCAGCGAGCTGTCCCAGTTCTACCCGGACGGCCGCGGCCCGGCCTGGTATCCGCGGCCGTGGCGCGGGCTGTTCTTCGACCGGGCGGTGCACCGCGTCGCCGAGGCGATCATCCCGTACGGATGGACCTGA
- a CDS encoding LysR family transcriptional regulator yields the protein MNLELRHLKVVCTIAETGSVTKAASTLGLAQPALTAQLQRIERALGGPLFDRDRRGARPTALGELVLARARVLLPAMKGLQDEAARLAGNGSAMTRYRIGSTMGPIVGGLLRRLAEDQPQAQITTYSSWLRDELYEKLAGGRLDFALLGMCGDSSPSAEYGLAWAAVAVDGVCVMLPESHKAAGADEVALGDLADDNWVAAPGDGCFADCFAAACARAGFTPRQVFEIDVRAAIDMVESGAAIGICQPTFRPPPGLVTVPLAGTPLRWRHLVGWHPESGAAGFAHRVVELATASYQESVARNTRYLEWVAGKPRLGVQGGNGPARADERLVSLA from the coding sequence ATGAACCTGGAGCTGCGGCATCTCAAGGTGGTCTGCACGATTGCGGAAACGGGGAGTGTCACTAAGGCGGCCTCGACCTTGGGGCTCGCCCAGCCCGCGCTGACGGCGCAGCTGCAACGCATCGAGCGCGCGCTCGGCGGCCCGCTGTTCGACCGGGACCGGCGCGGGGCGCGGCCGACCGCGCTCGGCGAGCTGGTGCTGGCCCGCGCGCGGGTGCTGCTGCCGGCGATGAAGGGGCTGCAGGACGAGGCGGCGCGGCTGGCGGGCAACGGCAGCGCCATGACGCGGTACCGGATCGGCTCCACGATGGGCCCGATCGTGGGCGGGTTGCTGCGCCGGCTCGCGGAGGACCAGCCGCAGGCGCAGATCACCACGTACTCGTCGTGGTTGCGGGACGAGCTGTACGAGAAACTGGCCGGCGGCCGGCTGGACTTCGCGCTGCTCGGCATGTGCGGCGACTCGTCGCCGTCCGCGGAGTACGGGCTGGCCTGGGCCGCGGTCGCGGTGGACGGCGTGTGCGTGATGCTGCCGGAGAGCCACAAGGCGGCCGGCGCGGACGAGGTGGCCCTCGGCGACCTGGCGGACGACAACTGGGTGGCCGCGCCCGGCGACGGCTGCTTCGCGGACTGCTTCGCGGCGGCGTGCGCACGGGCCGGGTTCACGCCACGCCAGGTGTTCGAGATCGACGTGCGGGCCGCGATCGACATGGTCGAGTCCGGCGCCGCGATCGGCATCTGCCAGCCCACGTTCCGGCCGCCGCCGGGCCTGGTGACCGTGCCGCTGGCCGGCACGCCGCTGCGCTGGCGGCACCTGGTCGGCTGGCACCCGGAGAGCGGCGCGGCCGGGTTCGCGCACCGGGTGGTGGAGCTGGCCACGGCGTCGTACCAGGAGTCGGTCGCGCGGAACACGCGGTACCTGGAGTGGGTGGCGGGCAAGCCGAGACTCGGCGTGCAGGGCGGCAACGGCCCGGCGCGCGCCGACGAGCGCCTAGTCTCGTTGGCATGA
- a CDS encoding hemerythrin domain-containing protein, which yields MALPLPPLPSTPGDETWKPAGEEVVKVLADEHRRIAELCSRLTDESVPEDERARVAEVVIATVTRHLSAEEQYLYPAVAGTLDDGRTLAEREIAEDREILLTLRSLSSIKPADPDFDRIAGTICGQLARHAETATGRLLPGLADAASEADLIRLGNRVQIAEEAAPTRPHPGTPATPPWNKVVDPAVAVVDKVLDAVTGRPTYPSDLKDS from the coding sequence GTGGCTCTCCCCCTTCCCCCGCTCCCCAGCACCCCCGGCGACGAGACGTGGAAGCCGGCCGGTGAGGAGGTCGTCAAGGTCCTCGCGGACGAGCACCGCCGCATCGCCGAGCTCTGCTCCCGGCTGACCGACGAGTCCGTGCCCGAGGACGAGCGCGCCCGGGTGGCCGAGGTCGTCATCGCCACCGTCACCCGGCACCTCTCCGCCGAGGAGCAGTACCTCTACCCCGCCGTCGCCGGCACCCTGGACGACGGCCGCACGCTGGCCGAGCGGGAGATCGCCGAGGACCGCGAGATCCTGCTCACGCTCCGGTCGCTCTCCTCCATCAAGCCCGCCGACCCGGACTTCGACCGCATCGCCGGCACCATCTGCGGGCAACTCGCCCGGCATGCGGAGACCGCCACCGGCCGGCTCCTCCCCGGCCTCGCGGACGCCGCCAGCGAGGCCGACCTGATCCGCCTCGGCAACCGCGTGCAGATCGCCGAGGAGGCCGCGCCCACGCGCCCGCACCCGGGCACCCCGGCCACGCCGCCGTGGAACAAGGTCGTCGACCCCGCGGTCGCCGTCGTCGACAAGGTCCTCGACGCGGTCACCGGCCGGCCGACGTACCCGTCGGACCTCAAGGACTCCTGA
- a CDS encoding M20/M25/M40 family metallo-hydrolase encodes MSDAGEVVGICRDLLRMDTSNTGDPETSKGERVAAEYVAEKLSAAGIEPVVHETLPGRTSLVARIPGADPGRGGLLVHGHLDVVPADASEWSVDPFAGEIRDGYLWGRGAVDMKDFDAMVLAVVGQWHREGYVPPRDIVLAFTADEEAGGRYGAKALVEERAELFEGVTEGIGEVGGYSFTVHDDLRLYLIETAQKGMDWLRLHAKGRPGHGSMVHDDNAVTALAAAVARVGAHKFPLTVTPTVRTFLEQTTELLGIELDLDDPEKAIAKLGPIANIIGATVRNTANPTRLDAGYKDNVIPGRASATIDCRTLPGQQELFYEQLRELVGPDIEIESRDPQGALETSFDGALVDAMASALKAEDPGARAVPYMLSAGTDAKHFNRLGIRCFGFAPLRLPADLNFSALFHGIDERVPVEGLEFGTRVLDRFLRGC; translated from the coding sequence ATGAGCGACGCGGGTGAGGTTGTCGGGATCTGCCGGGACCTGCTGCGGATGGACACCAGCAACACGGGTGATCCGGAGACCAGCAAGGGTGAGCGGGTGGCCGCGGAGTACGTGGCGGAGAAGCTCTCGGCGGCCGGCATCGAGCCGGTCGTGCACGAGACGCTGCCCGGCCGGACCTCACTGGTGGCGCGCATCCCCGGCGCCGACCCCGGCCGCGGCGGCCTGCTGGTGCACGGGCACCTGGACGTGGTGCCGGCGGACGCGAGCGAGTGGTCGGTGGATCCGTTCGCGGGCGAGATCCGGGACGGCTACCTCTGGGGCCGCGGCGCGGTGGACATGAAGGACTTCGACGCGATGGTGCTGGCCGTGGTCGGGCAGTGGCATCGGGAGGGGTACGTGCCGCCGCGCGACATCGTGCTCGCGTTCACCGCGGACGAGGAGGCGGGCGGCCGGTACGGCGCGAAGGCGCTGGTCGAGGAGCGCGCGGAGCTGTTCGAGGGGGTGACCGAGGGGATCGGCGAGGTCGGCGGCTACTCCTTCACGGTCCACGACGACCTGCGCCTCTACCTGATCGAGACCGCGCAGAAGGGCATGGACTGGCTGCGCCTGCACGCCAAGGGCCGTCCGGGGCACGGCTCGATGGTGCACGACGACAACGCGGTGACCGCGCTCGCGGCGGCGGTGGCCCGGGTCGGCGCGCACAAGTTCCCGCTGACCGTGACTCCCACGGTGCGCACGTTCCTGGAGCAGACGACCGAACTGCTCGGCATCGAGCTGGACCTGGACGACCCGGAGAAGGCGATCGCGAAGCTCGGCCCGATCGCGAACATCATCGGCGCGACCGTGCGGAACACGGCGAACCCGACGCGCCTGGACGCGGGCTACAAGGACAACGTGATCCCGGGCCGGGCGTCGGCGACCATCGACTGCCGGACGCTGCCGGGCCAGCAGGAGCTGTTCTACGAGCAACTCCGCGAGCTGGTCGGGCCGGACATCGAGATCGAGTCGCGGGACCCGCAGGGGGCGCTGGAGACCTCGTTCGACGGCGCGCTGGTGGACGCGATGGCGTCCGCGCTGAAGGCGGAGGACCCGGGCGCCCGCGCCGTGCCGTACATGCTGTCCGCGGGCACCGACGCGAAGCACTTCAACCGGCTCGGCATCCGCTGTTTCGGCTTCGCGCCGCTGCGGTTGCCGGCCGACCTGAACTTCTCCGCGCTGTTCCACGGCATCGACGAGCGCGTTCCGGTGGAGGGTCTAGAGTTCGGCACGCGAGTGCTGGACCGATTCCTGCGCGGTTGCTGA